Proteins co-encoded in one Brassica oleracea var. oleracea cultivar TO1000 chromosome C4, BOL, whole genome shotgun sequence genomic window:
- the LOC106341106 gene encoding LOB domain-containing protein 18-like, whose product MSGGGNTLTSMGGSGCGGGSSGSGGGTSGGGGGGPCGACKFLRRKCVPGCIFAPYFDSEQGSAYFAAVHKVFGASNISKLLLHIPVHRRSDAVVTICYEAQARIRDPIYGCVAHIFALQQQVVNLQAEVSYVQAHLASLELPQPPPPPRPQSQPQLLFLTPPPLSITDLPASVSPLPSTYDLASTFDQAASPSSWATQQRRFVDPRHQYGRSLPSSSATLGLGGGNSDLEALAHELLHRQGSPPPTATDDSPSRTKSR is encoded by the exons ATGAGCGGCGGTGGAAACACACTCACCTCCATGGGAGGTAGTGGTTGTGGTGGAGGAAGTAGCGGCAGTGGAGGAGGAACTAGTGGCGGTGGTGGTGGTGGGCCTTGTGGTGCTTGTAAGTTTCTAAGGAGAAAGTGTGTTCCGGGTTGTATATTCGCACCGTACTTCGACTCTGAGCAAGGCTCGGCTTATTTTGCGGCGGTGCATAAAGTTTTCGGAGCCAGCAACATCTCAAAACTTCTATTACACATACCCGTTCATCGACGGTCCGATGCAGTTGTAACCATTTGCTATGAAGCTCAGGCTCGGATAAGGGACCCTATCTATGGTTGCGTCGCTCACATCTTTGCTCTTCAGCAACAG GTGGTGAATCTACAGGCAGAAGTCTCTTACGTACAAGCCCATTTGGCATCTCTAGAGCTACCTCAACCACCACCACCACCTCGGCCTCAATCGCAACCACAACTGCTCTTCTTAACTCCCCCACCACTTTCCATAACTGATTTACCTGCATCAGTCTCACCATTACCTTCAACATACGACTTAGCTTCTACCTTCGATCAAGCAGCGTCTCCTTCGTCGTGGGCAACACAACAGCGAAGATTCGTTGATCCACGCCACCAATACGGTAGATCATTGCCATCTTCTTCAGCAACCTTAGGGCTAGGTGGTGGAAACAGTGACCTTGAAGCATTAGCACATGAGCTCCTACATAGACAAGGATCTCCTCCACCTACGGCTACCGATGACTCGCCGTCTCGGACTAAGTCTAGATGA
- the LOC106340056 gene encoding AT-hook motif nuclear-localized protein 22: MDQVSRSLPPPFLSRDLHLHPHHQFQHQQQHNHGHDIDQHRIGGLKRDRDTEIDPNEHSSAGKDQNTPGSGGESGGGGGGGGGGNHITRRPRGRPAGSKNKPKPPVIITRDSANALKSHVMEVANGCDVMESVTVFARRRQRGICVLSGNGAVTNVTIRQPASVPGGGSSVVNLHGRFEILSLSGSFLPPPAPPAASGLTIYLAGGQGQVVGGSVVGPLMASGPVVIMAASFGNAAYERLPLEEDDQDEQQTAGAVANNMDGNATMGGGTQTQPQQLMQDPTSFIQGLPPSLMNSQLPAEAYWGTPRPSF, translated from the coding sequence ATGGATCAGGTCTCTCGCTCTCTTCCTCCACCTTTCCTCTCAAGAGATCTCCATCTTCACCCACACCATCAGTTTCAGCATCAGCAGCAACATAACCACGGCCACGATATCGACCAGCACAGGATCGGTGGACTAAAACGCGACCGAGACACTGAGATCGATCCAAACGAGCACTCTTCAGCTGGAAAAGATCAAAACACTCCAGGTTCCGGCGGAGAAAGCGGCGGCGGAGGCGGAGGAGGAGGGGGAGGTAACCATATCACGAGAAGGCCACGTGGCAGACCAGCGGGATCCAAGAACAAACCAAAACCACCAGTCATCATCACGAGAGACAGCGCAAACGCTCTTAAGTCCCATGTGATGGAAGTAGCTAACGGATGTGACGTCATGGAGAGCGTCACCGTCTTCGCTCGCCGTCGCCAACGTGGTATCTGCGTTTTGAGCGGTAACGGCGCCGTTACTAACGTTACCATTAGACAACCAGCTTCGGTTCCCGGTGGTGGCTCGTCCGTCGTTAACTTACACGGACGTTTCGAGATTCTTTCTCTCTCGGGATCTTTCCTCCCTCCTCCTGCTCCACCAGCTGCTTCCGGTCTAACGATTTACCTAGCCGGTGGTCAAGGACAGGTCGTTGGAGGGAGCGTGGTGGGTCCACTCATGGCTTCAGGACCTGTGGTGATTATGGCTGCTTCGTTTGGGAACGCTGCGTATGAGAGGTTGCCCTTAGAGGAAGATGATCAGGACGAGCAGCAAACGGCTGGAGCGGTTGCTAATAATATGGATGGTAACGCGACGATGGGTGGTGGAACGCAGACTCAGCCGCAACAGTTGATGCAAGATCCGACGTCGTTTATACAAGGGTTGCCTCCAAGTCTTATGAATTCTCAGCTGCCAGCAGAAGCTTATTGGGGAACTCCAAGACCATCTTTCTAA
- the LOC106342756 gene encoding 4-hydroxy-tetrahydrodipicolinate synthase 2, chloroplastic: MAALKGYGLCSMDSVLHFPCPRPPFEAYKRRSSRWVSPKAAVVPNFHLPMRSLEVKNRTNTDDIKALRVITAIKTPYLPDGRFDLEAYDDLVNIQIQNGVEGVIVGGTTGEGQLMSWDEHIMLIGHTVNCFGGSIKVIGNTGSNSTREAIHATEQGFAVGMHAALHINPYYGKTSMDGIIAHFQSVMHMGPTIIYNVPGRTGQDIPPSAILKLSRSSNLAGVKECVGNKRVEEYTERGIVVWSGNDDECHDSRWDYGARGVISVTSNLVPGLMRKLMFEGRNSDLNSKLLPLMGWLFQEPNPIGLNTALAQLGVARPVFRLPYVPLPLAKRVEFVKMVEEIGREHFVGERDVQVLDDDDFILIGRY; encoded by the exons ATGGCAGCTTTGAAAGGTTATGGCTTGTGTTCTATGGACTCTGTTCTACACTTCCCCTGCCCAAGGCCACCATTTGAGGCCTACAAGAG AAGAAGCTCAAGATGGGTCTCTCCAAAAGCAGCTGTTGTACCAAACTTCCACCTCCCTATGCGCAGCTTGGAGGTTAAAAACAG GACAAACACTGACGACATAAAAGCGTTAAGGGTAATCACAGCCATCAAAACCCCCTACCTCCCCGACGGAAGATTCGACCTCGAAGCCTACGACGACTTAGTCAACATCCAGATTCAAAACGGCGTCGAAGGCGTCATCGTCGGCGGCACGACCGGCGAAGGCCAGCTGATGAGCTGGGACGAGCACATCATGCTCATAGGACACACGGTCAACTGTTTCGGAGGAAGCATCAAAGTTATCGGAAACACGGGAAGCAACTCAACAAGAGAAGCCATCCACGCGACGGAGCAAGGGTTCGCCGTCGGGATGCACGCTGCTCTCCACATCAACCCTTACTACGGGAAGACTTCTATGGACGGGATAATAGCGCATTTTCAGTCCGTTATGCACATGGGACCGACGATTATATACAATGTCCCTGGTCGAACGGGGCAGGACATACCGCCTAGCGCGATCTTGAAGCTTTCTAGGAGTTCTAATTTAGCTGGTGTGAAGGAGTGCGTTGGGAACAAGAGGGTTGAGGAGTATACTGAGAGAGGGATCGTTGTGTGGAGTGGGAATGACGATGAGTGTCATGATTCGAGGTGGGACTATGGAGCGAGGGGAGTTATATCGGTTACTAGTAACTTGGTTCCTGGTTTGATGAGGAAACTGATGTTTGAAGGTAGGAACTCGGATTTGAACTCGAAGCTTTTGCCTTTGATGGGTTGGTTGTTCCAGGAACCGAACCCCATTGGGCTAAACACTGCTTTGGCCCAGCTTGGAGTTGCCAGGCCGGTGTTTAGGTTGCCGTATGTTCCGTTGCCTTTGGCTAAGAGGGTTGAGTTTGTGAAGATGGTCGAGGAGATTGGACGTGAGCATTTTGTGGGCGAGAGAGATGTTCAGGTGCTTGATGATGATGATTTTATCCTTATCGGTCGATATTAA